The following coding sequences are from one Blastocatellia bacterium window:
- a CDS encoding zinc-binding alcohol dehydrogenase family protein: MAGITTDAWMLDQGPARQAAAKPEPARLRRGPFSFSNITEDEVLAEPIYGCWEANMAHALERAPIDVCRHRGEAEVVIGNAGVVRILQVGEAVKTVNPGDLCIVFCNGIWDRFGYPEKILAYDAPQTMGVLAKRIKLHSRQVIAIPHKTRHSLQQWAAFSLRYITAWANWKQAYGCWRLQTDEAQEQRPIVWGWGGGVSLAELSLAKWFGCEAAMISSDEKRLGKISRMGITPIDRRQFINLEFDERRYAADKEYQQAYLAAEEVFLNLVQQKTGGAGVSIFADYIGAPVWRATLKALSRRGVITTAGWKAGMKLSTVRAIECMSWHTHVHTHYARYSEGVEAMHFAEEKGWLPPLAGEEYGWDYIPQLAEDYAGRRLSTYFPIFQVNPL, encoded by the coding sequence ATGGCCGGGATAACTACAGATGCATGGATGCTCGACCAGGGGCCCGCACGCCAGGCTGCGGCCAAGCCGGAGCCGGCGCGACTGAGAAGAGGGCCATTCTCTTTCAGCAACATCACCGAGGATGAAGTCCTTGCCGAGCCGATTTATGGCTGCTGGGAAGCAAACATGGCGCATGCGCTGGAGCGCGCACCCATAGACGTTTGCCGGCATCGGGGCGAAGCGGAGGTCGTCATCGGCAACGCCGGCGTGGTCAGAATTTTGCAGGTCGGCGAGGCCGTCAAGACCGTCAACCCCGGCGACCTCTGCATCGTGTTCTGCAATGGCATCTGGGACCGTTTCGGCTACCCCGAAAAGATCCTTGCTTATGATGCGCCTCAAACGATGGGCGTGCTTGCCAAGCGCATCAAACTGCACAGCAGGCAAGTGATCGCCATTCCGCATAAGACTCGTCACTCGCTCCAGCAGTGGGCCGCTTTCTCCCTCCGTTACATCACGGCGTGGGCCAACTGGAAACAGGCGTATGGCTGCTGGAGGTTGCAGACGGATGAAGCCCAGGAGCAGAGGCCCATCGTTTGGGGCTGGGGCGGCGGCGTCTCGCTGGCGGAACTGTCACTGGCCAAGTGGTTTGGCTGCGAGGCGGCAATGATCTCTTCGGACGAAAAGCGGCTCGGGAAGATCAGCCGGATGGGGATCACCCCGATTGATCGGCGTCAGTTCATCAACCTGGAGTTTGATGAGAGGCGATACGCCGCGGACAAGGAGTACCAGCAAGCTTACCTGGCAGCCGAAGAAGTGTTTCTCAACCTCGTCCAGCAGAAGACCGGCGGGGCGGGCGTCTCCATATTCGCCGACTACATCGGTGCCCCCGTCTGGCGGGCGACACTGAAGGCGCTCTCCCGCCGGGGCGTAATTACCACCGCCGGGTGGAAAGCCGGTATGAAGCTCTCGACCGTCCGCGCCATCGAGTGCATGAGTTGGCACACTCATGTCCACACGCACTACGCGCGTTACTCGGAAGGCGTCGAAGCCATGCACTTCGCCGAAGAGAAAGGGTGGTTGCCGCCACTGGCCGGCGAAGAATATGGTTGGGATTACATCCCACAACTGGCCGAAGATTATGCGGGAAGACGCCTCAGCACTTACTTCCCGATATTCCAGGTCAA
- a CDS encoding ABC transporter permease, giving the protein MRNGIHFIEEARQDLRYGGRMLLKNPGFTAIAVITLALGIGANSAIFSIVNALMLRPLPFNNSERLVQVWEVFSERGQNSVTASYPNFADWRDQNDVFEAIAGYADAELNLTGVAEPERIHGSVVSPAFFSMLGIQPIAGRVLLPEEDYPNKAFSAVISEPLWRRRFNADPQMIGQGISLNNQSFTVVGVIAPITDLTGMPNDTEVWIPISLGGGFNNRRGHYLNVMARLKPGVTHQQAQANMDVIASALAAEYPDANKLHGLRLVPLQEQIVGDLKLALLVLLGAVALVLLIASANVANMLLARATSRRKEIAIRIALGAARSRLLRQLLTESLLLSTLGSAAGLLLALWGVYLLSAFGPADLPRLKEVVVDGRVLGFTLVVSLLAGVVFGLVPALQASQPDLNETLKESGRSATSGAGPRRLRALLVVSEIVLSFVLLVGAGLLMRSFLKLQAVDPGFNPQNLLATQISLNGPNYETDESVIAFFNELIGQIKALPGVESVAIRSHIPIGPNEDYANQSFAIKGRPSDLANQPSAFYNAISPDYFHAMEIPVLQGRPFDEHDVKTAQKVVIINETLARLYFPDEDPIGQRLTKNVRNPKEDDWATIVGVVKDTKPRALDGDPVSEMYMPFAQQPRDSMAFMIRTTGNPESVAAAVRHAPRSLDKDQPFYGLRTFETVISEAVVKPRFRTFLLTVFAGVALILAMVGIYGVMSNSVEERLHEIGIRMALGASGADVLKLILGYGMALTLAGIGIGLVAGFALTRVMSQLLFGVKPTDPLTFTVIALSLITAALLACCIPAYRAMKVDPIIALRCE; this is encoded by the coding sequence ATGCGTAACGGCATCCATTTCATAGAAGAAGCGCGGCAGGACCTCCGCTATGGAGGGCGAATGTTGTTGAAAAACCCGGGCTTCACGGCGATTGCGGTGATTACGCTGGCGCTTGGCATCGGAGCGAACAGCGCCATCTTCAGCATCGTCAACGCGCTGATGCTGCGTCCCTTGCCCTTCAACAATTCGGAGCGACTGGTTCAAGTATGGGAAGTCTTCAGCGAGCGTGGCCAAAACTCGGTAACTGCTTCCTACCCGAACTTCGCGGACTGGCGGGATCAAAATGATGTCTTCGAGGCGATTGCCGGTTATGCGGATGCGGAACTCAACCTGACGGGCGTCGCTGAGCCTGAACGAATCCACGGCTCCGTCGTTTCACCTGCTTTCTTCTCGATGCTCGGCATTCAGCCAATCGCAGGCCGTGTGCTCTTGCCGGAAGAGGACTACCCAAATAAAGCCTTCAGTGCCGTGATAAGTGAGCCGTTGTGGCGACGACGGTTCAACGCCGATCCGCAGATGATCGGCCAGGGGATCAGTCTCAATAACCAGAGCTTTACTGTCGTCGGCGTCATTGCTCCAATCACCGATTTGACCGGGATGCCAAACGACACGGAAGTATGGATTCCTATCTCTCTCGGCGGCGGTTTCAACAACCGCCGCGGCCACTACCTCAACGTCATGGCACGCCTCAAGCCCGGCGTGACACACCAGCAAGCGCAAGCGAATATGGATGTCATTGCCAGCGCGCTAGCGGCAGAGTACCCGGACGCCAATAAGCTTCATGGATTGAGACTCGTTCCCTTGCAAGAGCAGATCGTGGGCGATCTAAAGCTGGCCTTGCTGGTGCTGCTCGGCGCGGTCGCGCTCGTCTTGCTGATTGCTTCGGCCAACGTCGCTAACATGCTGCTCGCGCGCGCCACCAGTCGGCGCAAAGAGATTGCCATTCGCATCGCACTCGGCGCCGCTCGCTCAAGGCTCCTGCGGCAGTTACTTACTGAGAGCCTACTGCTCTCGACCCTGGGCAGCGCCGCCGGCCTGCTGCTCGCGTTGTGGGGAGTTTATCTGCTCAGCGCGTTTGGCCCGGCAGACCTGCCGCGCCTTAAAGAAGTGGTGGTAGATGGCCGCGTGCTCGGTTTCACGCTGGTGGTTTCGCTGCTGGCGGGGGTCGTGTTCGGCCTCGTGCCGGCGCTGCAAGCTTCACAGCCCGATCTCAACGAGACGCTCAAGGAGAGCGGGCGCAGCGCGACGAGTGGCGCCGGCCCTCGGCGCTTGCGGGCCTTACTGGTCGTCTCTGAAATCGTCCTTTCTTTCGTGCTGCTGGTCGGGGCCGGGCTGTTGATGAGAAGCTTCCTCAAGCTGCAAGCGGTCGATCCTGGATTCAACCCCCAGAACCTGCTGGCGACTCAAATTAGCCTGAATGGGCCGAACTATGAAACAGACGAATCGGTCATCGCCTTCTTCAACGAGCTTATCGGCCAGATCAAAGCACTACCTGGCGTCGAGTCCGTAGCGATCAGGTCACATATCCCAATCGGCCCAAATGAGGACTATGCGAATCAGAGCTTCGCCATCAAAGGGCGACCGTCCGACCTGGCCAACCAGCCCAGCGCCTTCTACAACGCCATCAGCCCCGATTACTTTCATGCCATGGAGATCCCGGTTTTGCAGGGCCGACCGTTTGATGAGCATGACGTGAAAACGGCGCAGAAAGTGGTCATCATCAACGAGACCCTCGCGCGGCTCTATTTCCCCGATGAAGATCCGATTGGTCAACGCCTGACGAAGAATGTCCGCAATCCGAAGGAAGACGATTGGGCTACGATTGTTGGAGTCGTTAAAGACACCAAGCCCCGCGCCCTGGATGGCGATCCGGTCTCGGAAATGTATATGCCCTTCGCTCAGCAACCCAGAGACTCGATGGCCTTCATGATCCGAACGACCGGCAACCCTGAGAGCGTCGCCGCCGCTGTGCGCCACGCGCCGCGATCACTCGACAAGGATCAGCCGTTCTATGGCCTTCGGACTTTTGAAACCGTGATCTCGGAAGCGGTCGTCAAACCGCGCTTTCGCACGTTTCTGTTGACCGTCTTCGCTGGAGTGGCGTTGATTCTGGCGATGGTCGGCATCTACGGAGTGATGAGTAATTCGGTCGAAGAGCGCCTGCATGAGATCGGCATACGCATGGCGCTTGGCGCCTCGGGCGCCGATGTGTTGAAACTCATCCTCGGCTACGGCATGGCGCTCACACTGGCCGGAATCGGGATCGGCCTAGTTGCCGGCTTCGCGCTGACGCGGGTTATGTCGCAGTTGTTATTTGGCGTCAAACCGACTGACCCCCTGACTTTTACGGTTATCGCGTTGTCTCTGATCACCGCGGCGCTGCTGGCTTGTTGTATTCCTGCCTACCGGGCAATGAAGGTAGACCCCATTATTGCGCTCCGATGTGAGTAA
- a CDS encoding ABC transporter ATP-binding protein, whose product MTTTGYMLRLFAWRKAEFVKTCLAWTVYHVTPLAQALLVKMIFDTLSGKASVGYNPWTLVVILASAYALRQIAFVVSFRLFTRYYLRVEAFLRRNLLDYLMTARGSRVLPESPAGAVTRFRDDVEEIASYVESWVDIWGFLIYGVCAIAFLFWIDPGIAAIVCTPLFGMTLLIRSLSPVIRRLRQRTRETTGRVTDFIGETFAAVQAVKVAGEEDAMTAHFRSISQERRKRALTDVLMTEMTRSLFNGLIYIGIGFMLTAATLKIGRGTFTVGDLAVFIQLLPRVNHILTVIGSMLAQHRRVSVSTDRIESLMVDAPEYQLVNPAPLVLNGPLTSFAPEPRHGTRLETLEVVGLSYHYPGTQVGINDVSFSLRHGDFVVVTGRIGAGKTTLIRALQGLLPKAAGRVYWNGELIDDPATFFTPPNSSYAAQIPRLFSDTLRDNVLLGDSRDDHLLLALEWAAMGPDLAILENGVDTVVGARGVKLSGGQVQRASAARMFACGADLLIFDDLSSALDVATEQQLWRSLLSEREAACLVVSHRRPALRRATQILLLEDGRVVARGTLNELLASSASMRRIWDEDENTEAGQSELFDITRLRGSGNNPAETPECKTGVPE is encoded by the coding sequence AGCCTTACTGGTGAAGATGATCTTTGACACGCTCTCGGGCAAGGCGTCAGTGGGGTACAATCCCTGGACCTTAGTCGTGATTCTGGCTTCGGCTTATGCCTTGCGCCAGATCGCCTTTGTCGTTTCTTTCCGTCTCTTCACCCGCTACTACCTCAGGGTTGAAGCATTCCTCCGGCGAAATCTGCTCGACTATCTGATGACCGCGCGAGGGTCGCGCGTATTACCGGAGTCGCCGGCTGGCGCCGTGACTCGTTTCCGTGACGACGTCGAAGAAATTGCCTCGTACGTCGAGAGTTGGGTTGATATCTGGGGCTTTCTTATCTATGGCGTCTGCGCCATCGCGTTTCTTTTCTGGATTGATCCCGGGATCGCGGCCATCGTCTGTACGCCGCTATTCGGAATGACGCTGTTGATACGCAGTCTCTCACCGGTCATTCGTCGACTCCGCCAGCGGACGCGCGAAACGACGGGGCGCGTCACCGACTTTATCGGCGAGACCTTCGCCGCCGTGCAGGCCGTCAAAGTCGCGGGCGAAGAAGATGCGATGACGGCGCACTTTCGATCAATAAGCCAGGAACGCCGAAAACGCGCCCTCACCGATGTGCTGATGACCGAGATGACTCGCAGCCTATTCAACGGTCTTATTTATATCGGCATCGGGTTTATGCTGACGGCGGCTACGTTGAAGATTGGGCGCGGTACATTTACCGTCGGCGACCTTGCGGTCTTCATTCAGTTGCTGCCGCGGGTGAACCACATTCTGACCGTCATTGGCAGCATGCTGGCTCAACACCGCAGGGTTAGCGTTTCGACGGACCGGATAGAAAGTCTGATGGTTGACGCGCCGGAGTATCAACTCGTCAATCCTGCGCCGCTCGTCCTGAACGGGCCGCTCACGTCCTTTGCGCCTGAGCCGCGGCATGGAACCCGTCTGGAGACGCTTGAGGTGGTGGGATTGAGCTACCACTATCCGGGTACGCAGGTGGGAATCAACGACGTGAGCTTCTCGCTCAGGCACGGCGATTTCGTCGTTGTGACGGGCCGCATCGGTGCGGGCAAAACGACCTTGATTCGGGCGCTCCAAGGGCTGCTGCCGAAGGCGGCTGGCCGGGTCTATTGGAATGGCGAGTTGATTGACGATCCCGCGACATTCTTCACACCGCCGAATTCGAGCTACGCGGCACAAATCCCTCGGCTATTCAGCGACACCCTGCGCGATAACGTATTGTTGGGCGATTCACGCGACGATCATCTGCTGCTCGCTCTAGAGTGGGCGGCGATGGGGCCTGATCTGGCTATACTGGAGAACGGCGTAGATACAGTCGTCGGCGCACGCGGTGTGAAGCTGTCGGGCGGCCAGGTCCAGCGCGCTAGCGCGGCGCGGATGTTCGCATGTGGCGCGGACCTTTTGATTTTTGACGATCTTTCGAGCGCCTTAGATGTAGCGACGGAGCAGCAACTTTGGCGCAGCCTGTTGAGCGAACGCGAAGCCGCGTGTCTGGTCGTGAGTCATCGCCGACCTGCTTTGCGCAGGGCGACGCAGATCCTTCTGCTTGAGGATGGACGAGTTGTCGCGCGCGGCACTCTTAATGAACTATTGGCGAGCAGCGCCAGTATGCGGCGCATCTGGGATGAAGACGAGAATACGGAAGCCGGCCAGTCAGAATTGTTCGACATAACTCGCCTGCGGGGCAGCGGCAACAACCCCGCTGAGACGCCGGAATGCAAGACCGGAGTGCCGGAGTAG